A genomic segment from Antedon mediterranea chromosome 6, ecAntMedi1.1, whole genome shotgun sequence encodes:
- the LOC140052055 gene encoding rho GTPase-activating protein 24-like isoform X4: MKWQSFLEFSSETDPAAKILPEPVFNTNATDILYSGWLKTHQGVLFKSWQKCWFVLADGHLHYFKLLGSMPLEGTKLSSRLASQPDEPEGCILDIKPGNDQKPVNGCYNKPLSLCAASQFEAEKWERQIRRIRGGVFGQSLEDTITDESDTTTRLIPYVVETCVDYLRKNGLTEEGIFRLNGRAGLVQELQDAFDCGQRPNLDNFEVDVHTVASLLKRYFQMLPEPVVPWAHYKFFENAIRTLFQNEDRGRHELIIQIALLPRINYNLLKFLCDFLHDVHKYERQNKMGLGNLANVFAPHILRPRRAGGFILLGSTALSLQLVHYLIKNPAGMFPPTNMINFDAGSVARPRSIISMHYTNEAETYVNLRHTVNNMHIKDKSQNVSYRRNKDPRKRYGFSFHDQSEMAEEIVNQMKKENSTEEIYQNQIQMNNELYDELQVDSGKKKCSSITSNGYVVPKVTNGNIQDDELNYLNIEFSLNNQDNRSTYEKRKSIELTNQLLLLQKKLTQKEEDFQRQKKKCEKFQRQMDSLKLRLYGEEAARAAAEEQSRRLLQEVDSLRKRLGLRKNRSVDGP; the protein is encoded by the exons ATGAAGTGGCAGTCGTTTTTGGAATTCTCAAGCGAA ACTGACCCAGCTGCTAAGATTCTTCCGGAACCAGTTTTCAACACAAATGCCACAGATATACTGTACAGTGGGTGGCTGAAGACACATCAAGGGGTGCTATTCAAGTCATGGCAAAAGTGTTGGTTCGTGCTTGCAGATGGTCACCTTCATTACTTCAAACTTCTAGGTTCGATGCCTTTAGAGGGTACAAAGCTTAGTTCCAGATTAGCTTCACAACCAGATGAACCAGAAGGCTGCATCCTCGATATAAAACCAG GAAATGACCAGAAACCAGTGAATGGTTGCTACAACAAACCTTTGAGTCTCTGTGCTGCTAGTCAGTTTGAAGCAGAAAAATGGGAAAGGCAAATACGAAGGATAAGAGGAG GTGTGTTTGGCCAAAGTTTAGAAGATACAATAACAGATGAAAGTGATACAACAACCAGGTTAATTCCGTATGTAGTGGAAACATGCGTGGATTATCTGCGAAAAAATGGTCTAACAGAGGAAGGCATCTTCAG gtTAAATGGAAGAGCAGGACTCGTTCAAGAACTTCAGGATGCATTTGATTGTGGACAAAGACCaaatttagacaattttgaaGTCGATGTTCATACTGTTGCGTCTTTATTAAAACGTTATTTTCAGATGTTACCAGAACCTGTTGTACCATGGGCGCATTACAAATTCTTTGAGAATGCCATCAGGACTCTCTTTCAAAATGAGGACCGCGGTCGACATGAACTTATTATCCAGATCGCCTTGCTTCCTCGAATCAATTACAATCTTCTGAAATTTCTTTGCGATTTTCTTCATGATGTTCATAAATACGAGAGACAAAATAAGATGGGTCTTGGAAATCTGGCAAATGTTTTTGCACCACATATTCTTCGACCTCGTCGAGCTGGTGGGTTTATATTACTGGGTAGCACTGCGCTAAGCCTTCAACTTGTCCACTACTTAATTAAAAACCCTGCTGGTATGTTCCCTCCAACAAACATGATCAACTTTGATGCAGGCTCAGTTGCACGACCACGATCAATCATCTCAATGCATTACACTAACGAAGCAGAAACGTACGTAAACTTGAGGCATACAGTAAATAACATGCACATAAAAGACAAATCACAAAATGTATCGTACCGGAGAAATAAAGACCCTCGCAAACGGTATGGTTTCTCTTTCCACGATCAATCAGAAATGGCCGAAGAAATTGTGAAtcaaatgaaaaaagaaaattctaCAGAAGAAATTTATCAGAATCAAATTCAGATGAACAATGAATTATATGATGAACTTCAGGTAGATAGCGGCAAAAAGAAATGCTCATCCATCACGTCAAATGGGTATGTTGTACCAAAAGTGACAAACGGTAACATACAAGATGATGaacttaattatttaaacattgaaTTTTCATTGAATAATCAGGATAATCGATCAACATATGAAAAGCGCAAGAGCATCGAACTCACTAATCAGCTCTTGTTACTTCAGAAGAAATTGACACAGAAAGAAGAAGATTTTCAACGACAGAAAAAGAAATGTGAGAAATTCCAACGGCAAATGGATTCATTAAAGTTGAGACTTTATGGAGAG
- the LOC140051703 gene encoding piggyBac transposable element-derived protein 4-like, with protein sequence MAENISADQAIAILMADDEDDVDTDSDMRSIDEYSEDDMSSDYADSDHSITSSDDTDVGPAVVMRGRPVPRGRGPRMRGGRGRAVGRGRNASPVGSPRRGRAPRRVPRGAAARRGAAARRGGGHHVWTDVAEDPPDFIFSEIPGLKIQMPDDASPFDFFELFITPPIIDMMVTEMNKYAISEINKNRPLTRSSRMHAWYNTNAVEMKKFLALMIQLGPNNKPTLEHYWSSNVLYKNTLFGGVMSRNRFQLMLRFWHFVDNEAHHDDRLYKIRPLVDHFNDTMKNIYYPTKKLCLDESMVLWRGRLLFRQYIKNKRHKYGVKFYELCESRGMIIKIAIYTGAGFIEDNEGLGLTAAIVLELMKDYLDKGHVLYTDNYYNSVGLTKHLTQHSTYLCGTLRFDRTENPKDVINRKLKKGEIEWKRSESVVVCKWKDKRNVLTISNMHRVEMVDVTNRNGKIQNKPNIIGDYNMGMSGIDTSDQMLSYYSSLRKTLRWYKKIGLHIIEMCIINSHIMYKDKTGKNMSLLEFRDSLTVSLLGDAYTALQEKGDPLPPAPAGAAFHYLDVLPASEKKANRAKRCVVCANAQVRKETRYYCPVCPQRPSLCVVNCFKAYHE encoded by the coding sequence ATGGCGGAAAACATTAGTGCTGACCAAGCTATAGCTATACTTATGGCAGACGATGAAGATGATGTAGATACAGATTCTGATATGCGATCAATTGATGAATATAGTGAAGATGACATGAGTAGTGATTATGCAGATAGTGATCATAGTATCACTTCTTCGGATGACACAGACGTAGGCCCAGCAGTGGTGATGCGTGGTAGACCTGTACCCCGCGGGCGTGGCCCAAGAATGAGAGGAGGGCGCGGCCGAGCAGTCGGGCGCGGAAGGAATGCATCTCCAGTAGGAAGTCCAAGACGTGGTCGTGCACCTCGTCGTGTGCCGCGTGGTGCTGCTGCTCGCCGTGGTGCTGCTGCTCGCCGTGGTGGTGGGCATCATGTATGGACAGACGTTGCAGAGGACCCACcagattttatattttcagagATCCCTGGATTAAAAATCCAAATGCCAGATGATGCATCACCCTTTGATTTTTTTGAATTGTTTATTACGCCACCGATAATAGATATGATGGTTACCGAAATGAACAAATATGCTATATCGGAGATCAATAAAAACAGACCGTTGACACGTTCTTCACGTATGCATGCCTGGTACAATACGAACGCAGTTGAGATGAAGAAGTTCCTTGCTCTAATGATTCAACTTGGTCCAAATAATAAACCAACATTGGAGCACTACTGGAGCTCTAATGTCTTGTACAAGAACACATTATTCGGCGGTGTTATGTCCCGTAACCGTTTTCAACTAATGTTACGATTCTGGCACTTCGTTGATAATGAAGCACATCATGATGATAGATTATACAAGATACGACCTCTTGTGGATCATTTCAATGACACGAtgaagaacatttattatccAACAAAGAAATTGTGCCTTGACGAATCAATGGTACTTTGGCGCGGCAGGCTACTATTTCGACAGTACATAAAGAATAAACGCCACAAGTATGGGGTGAAATTTTATGAACTATGTGAATCGCGAGGTATGATCATAAAAATCGCTATATACACTGGAGCTGGGTTTATTGAAGATAATGAAGGCCTAGGACTGACTGCAGCTATAGTTTTAGAACTTATGAAAGATTACCTGGACAAAGGCCATGTTTTGTATACGgacaattattataattctgTAGGGCTGACAAAACACCTAACCCAGCATTCTACATACTTATGTGGAACGCTCAGATTTGATCGCACCGAAAACCCCAAGGATGTGATAAACAGAAAATTGAAGAAAGGAGAAATTGAATGGAAACGGTCCGAATCAGTAGTCGTTTGTAAATGGAAGGACAAACGAAACGTGCTAACAATATCGAACATGCACAGAGTTGAGATGGTCGATGTTACGAATCGAAATGGTAAAATTCAGAACAAACCAAATATTATTGGCGACTACAACATGGGAATGTCCGGTATTGACACGTCCGACCAGATGTTGTCTTATTATTCTTCTTTACGTAAGACGCTTCGCTGGTATAAaaagataggcctacatataattGAGATGTGTATTATAAATTCCCATATaatgtataaagataaaaccgGGAAAAATATGTCACTTTTGGAATTTCGTGACAGTCTGACAGTTAGTTTGCTAGGAGATGCATATACTGCTCTTCAGGAGAAAGGGGACCCACTCCCACCTGCCCCGGCCGGGGCCGCATTTCATTACCTTGATGTGCTGCCAGCTTCGGAAAAGAAAGCCAATCGTGCCAAAAGATGCGTTGTCTGCGCAAATGCACAGGTTAGAAAAGAAACACGCTACTACTGTCCTGTCTGCCCTCAAAGACCCTCCCTCTGTGTAGTCAACTGCTTCAAAGCATATCACGAGTAA
- the LOC140052055 gene encoding rho GTPase-activating protein 22-like isoform X1, whose protein sequence is MENSCEFQSSNKWKNCKNRITKVFSINDRSTQNTDPAAKILPEPVFNTNATDILYSGWLKTHQGVLFKSWQKCWFVLADGHLHYFKLLGSMPLEGTKLSSRLASQPDEPEGCILDIKPGNDQKPVNGCYNKPLSLCAASQFEAEKWERQIRRIRGGVFGQSLEDTITDESDTTTRLIPYVVETCVDYLRKNGLTEEGIFRLNGRAGLVQELQDAFDCGQRPNLDNFEVDVHTVASLLKRYFQMLPEPVVPWAHYKFFENAIRTLFQNEDRGRHELIIQIALLPRINYNLLKFLCDFLHDVHKYERQNKMGLGNLANVFAPHILRPRRAGGFILLGSTALSLQLVHYLIKNPAGMFPPTNMINFDAGSVARPRSIISMHYTNEAETYVNLRHTVNNMHIKDKSQNVSYRRNKDPRKRYGFSFHDQSEMAEEIVNQMKKENSTEEIYQNQIQMNNELYDELQVDSGKKKCSSITSNGYVVPKVTNGNIQDDELNYLNIEFSLNNQDNRSTYEKRKSIELTNQLLLLQKKLTQKEEDFQRQKKKCEKFQRQMDSLKLRLYGEEAARAAAEEQSRRLLQEVDSLRKRLGLRKNRSVDGP, encoded by the exons ATGGAAAATTCTTGTGAATTTCAAAGCAGTAATAAGTGgaaaaattgcaaaaatagaATTACCAAAGTTTTCTCAATTAACGATAGAAGTACACAAaat ACTGACCCAGCTGCTAAGATTCTTCCGGAACCAGTTTTCAACACAAATGCCACAGATATACTGTACAGTGGGTGGCTGAAGACACATCAAGGGGTGCTATTCAAGTCATGGCAAAAGTGTTGGTTCGTGCTTGCAGATGGTCACCTTCATTACTTCAAACTTCTAGGTTCGATGCCTTTAGAGGGTACAAAGCTTAGTTCCAGATTAGCTTCACAACCAGATGAACCAGAAGGCTGCATCCTCGATATAAAACCAG GAAATGACCAGAAACCAGTGAATGGTTGCTACAACAAACCTTTGAGTCTCTGTGCTGCTAGTCAGTTTGAAGCAGAAAAATGGGAAAGGCAAATACGAAGGATAAGAGGAG GTGTGTTTGGCCAAAGTTTAGAAGATACAATAACAGATGAAAGTGATACAACAACCAGGTTAATTCCGTATGTAGTGGAAACATGCGTGGATTATCTGCGAAAAAATGGTCTAACAGAGGAAGGCATCTTCAG gtTAAATGGAAGAGCAGGACTCGTTCAAGAACTTCAGGATGCATTTGATTGTGGACAAAGACCaaatttagacaattttgaaGTCGATGTTCATACTGTTGCGTCTTTATTAAAACGTTATTTTCAGATGTTACCAGAACCTGTTGTACCATGGGCGCATTACAAATTCTTTGAGAATGCCATCAGGACTCTCTTTCAAAATGAGGACCGCGGTCGACATGAACTTATTATCCAGATCGCCTTGCTTCCTCGAATCAATTACAATCTTCTGAAATTTCTTTGCGATTTTCTTCATGATGTTCATAAATACGAGAGACAAAATAAGATGGGTCTTGGAAATCTGGCAAATGTTTTTGCACCACATATTCTTCGACCTCGTCGAGCTGGTGGGTTTATATTACTGGGTAGCACTGCGCTAAGCCTTCAACTTGTCCACTACTTAATTAAAAACCCTGCTGGTATGTTCCCTCCAACAAACATGATCAACTTTGATGCAGGCTCAGTTGCACGACCACGATCAATCATCTCAATGCATTACACTAACGAAGCAGAAACGTACGTAAACTTGAGGCATACAGTAAATAACATGCACATAAAAGACAAATCACAAAATGTATCGTACCGGAGAAATAAAGACCCTCGCAAACGGTATGGTTTCTCTTTCCACGATCAATCAGAAATGGCCGAAGAAATTGTGAAtcaaatgaaaaaagaaaattctaCAGAAGAAATTTATCAGAATCAAATTCAGATGAACAATGAATTATATGATGAACTTCAGGTAGATAGCGGCAAAAAGAAATGCTCATCCATCACGTCAAATGGGTATGTTGTACCAAAAGTGACAAACGGTAACATACAAGATGATGaacttaattatttaaacattgaaTTTTCATTGAATAATCAGGATAATCGATCAACATATGAAAAGCGCAAGAGCATCGAACTCACTAATCAGCTCTTGTTACTTCAGAAGAAATTGACACAGAAAGAAGAAGATTTTCAACGACAGAAAAAGAAATGTGAGAAATTCCAACGGCAAATGGATTCATTAAAGTTGAGACTTTATGGAGAG
- the LOC140052055 gene encoding rho GTPase-activating protein 24-like isoform X3 gives MLSRTSSFLTCHRGISDESFETDPAAKILPEPVFNTNATDILYSGWLKTHQGVLFKSWQKCWFVLADGHLHYFKLLGSMPLEGTKLSSRLASQPDEPEGCILDIKPGNDQKPVNGCYNKPLSLCAASQFEAEKWERQIRRIRGGVFGQSLEDTITDESDTTTRLIPYVVETCVDYLRKNGLTEEGIFRLNGRAGLVQELQDAFDCGQRPNLDNFEVDVHTVASLLKRYFQMLPEPVVPWAHYKFFENAIRTLFQNEDRGRHELIIQIALLPRINYNLLKFLCDFLHDVHKYERQNKMGLGNLANVFAPHILRPRRAGGFILLGSTALSLQLVHYLIKNPAGMFPPTNMINFDAGSVARPRSIISMHYTNEAETYVNLRHTVNNMHIKDKSQNVSYRRNKDPRKRYGFSFHDQSEMAEEIVNQMKKENSTEEIYQNQIQMNNELYDELQVDSGKKKCSSITSNGYVVPKVTNGNIQDDELNYLNIEFSLNNQDNRSTYEKRKSIELTNQLLLLQKKLTQKEEDFQRQKKKCEKFQRQMDSLKLRLYGEEAARAAAEEQSRRLLQEVDSLRKRLGLRKNRSVDGP, from the exons ATGTTAAGTCGTACGTCAAGTTTCCTGACGTGTCATCGTGGCATCTCAGATGAGTCTTTTGAG ACTGACCCAGCTGCTAAGATTCTTCCGGAACCAGTTTTCAACACAAATGCCACAGATATACTGTACAGTGGGTGGCTGAAGACACATCAAGGGGTGCTATTCAAGTCATGGCAAAAGTGTTGGTTCGTGCTTGCAGATGGTCACCTTCATTACTTCAAACTTCTAGGTTCGATGCCTTTAGAGGGTACAAAGCTTAGTTCCAGATTAGCTTCACAACCAGATGAACCAGAAGGCTGCATCCTCGATATAAAACCAG GAAATGACCAGAAACCAGTGAATGGTTGCTACAACAAACCTTTGAGTCTCTGTGCTGCTAGTCAGTTTGAAGCAGAAAAATGGGAAAGGCAAATACGAAGGATAAGAGGAG GTGTGTTTGGCCAAAGTTTAGAAGATACAATAACAGATGAAAGTGATACAACAACCAGGTTAATTCCGTATGTAGTGGAAACATGCGTGGATTATCTGCGAAAAAATGGTCTAACAGAGGAAGGCATCTTCAG gtTAAATGGAAGAGCAGGACTCGTTCAAGAACTTCAGGATGCATTTGATTGTGGACAAAGACCaaatttagacaattttgaaGTCGATGTTCATACTGTTGCGTCTTTATTAAAACGTTATTTTCAGATGTTACCAGAACCTGTTGTACCATGGGCGCATTACAAATTCTTTGAGAATGCCATCAGGACTCTCTTTCAAAATGAGGACCGCGGTCGACATGAACTTATTATCCAGATCGCCTTGCTTCCTCGAATCAATTACAATCTTCTGAAATTTCTTTGCGATTTTCTTCATGATGTTCATAAATACGAGAGACAAAATAAGATGGGTCTTGGAAATCTGGCAAATGTTTTTGCACCACATATTCTTCGACCTCGTCGAGCTGGTGGGTTTATATTACTGGGTAGCACTGCGCTAAGCCTTCAACTTGTCCACTACTTAATTAAAAACCCTGCTGGTATGTTCCCTCCAACAAACATGATCAACTTTGATGCAGGCTCAGTTGCACGACCACGATCAATCATCTCAATGCATTACACTAACGAAGCAGAAACGTACGTAAACTTGAGGCATACAGTAAATAACATGCACATAAAAGACAAATCACAAAATGTATCGTACCGGAGAAATAAAGACCCTCGCAAACGGTATGGTTTCTCTTTCCACGATCAATCAGAAATGGCCGAAGAAATTGTGAAtcaaatgaaaaaagaaaattctaCAGAAGAAATTTATCAGAATCAAATTCAGATGAACAATGAATTATATGATGAACTTCAGGTAGATAGCGGCAAAAAGAAATGCTCATCCATCACGTCAAATGGGTATGTTGTACCAAAAGTGACAAACGGTAACATACAAGATGATGaacttaattatttaaacattgaaTTTTCATTGAATAATCAGGATAATCGATCAACATATGAAAAGCGCAAGAGCATCGAACTCACTAATCAGCTCTTGTTACTTCAGAAGAAATTGACACAGAAAGAAGAAGATTTTCAACGACAGAAAAAGAAATGTGAGAAATTCCAACGGCAAATGGATTCATTAAAGTTGAGACTTTATGGAGAG
- the LOC140052055 gene encoding rho GTPase-activating protein 24-like isoform X2: protein MPLLLNLYKDSLRQKMKICHETDPAAKILPEPVFNTNATDILYSGWLKTHQGVLFKSWQKCWFVLADGHLHYFKLLGSMPLEGTKLSSRLASQPDEPEGCILDIKPGNDQKPVNGCYNKPLSLCAASQFEAEKWERQIRRIRGGVFGQSLEDTITDESDTTTRLIPYVVETCVDYLRKNGLTEEGIFRLNGRAGLVQELQDAFDCGQRPNLDNFEVDVHTVASLLKRYFQMLPEPVVPWAHYKFFENAIRTLFQNEDRGRHELIIQIALLPRINYNLLKFLCDFLHDVHKYERQNKMGLGNLANVFAPHILRPRRAGGFILLGSTALSLQLVHYLIKNPAGMFPPTNMINFDAGSVARPRSIISMHYTNEAETYVNLRHTVNNMHIKDKSQNVSYRRNKDPRKRYGFSFHDQSEMAEEIVNQMKKENSTEEIYQNQIQMNNELYDELQVDSGKKKCSSITSNGYVVPKVTNGNIQDDELNYLNIEFSLNNQDNRSTYEKRKSIELTNQLLLLQKKLTQKEEDFQRQKKKCEKFQRQMDSLKLRLYGEEAARAAAEEQSRRLLQEVDSLRKRLGLRKNRSVDGP, encoded by the exons ATGCctttattgttaaatttatacAAGGATTCTTTAAGACAGAAGATGAAAATTTGTCACGAG ACTGACCCAGCTGCTAAGATTCTTCCGGAACCAGTTTTCAACACAAATGCCACAGATATACTGTACAGTGGGTGGCTGAAGACACATCAAGGGGTGCTATTCAAGTCATGGCAAAAGTGTTGGTTCGTGCTTGCAGATGGTCACCTTCATTACTTCAAACTTCTAGGTTCGATGCCTTTAGAGGGTACAAAGCTTAGTTCCAGATTAGCTTCACAACCAGATGAACCAGAAGGCTGCATCCTCGATATAAAACCAG GAAATGACCAGAAACCAGTGAATGGTTGCTACAACAAACCTTTGAGTCTCTGTGCTGCTAGTCAGTTTGAAGCAGAAAAATGGGAAAGGCAAATACGAAGGATAAGAGGAG GTGTGTTTGGCCAAAGTTTAGAAGATACAATAACAGATGAAAGTGATACAACAACCAGGTTAATTCCGTATGTAGTGGAAACATGCGTGGATTATCTGCGAAAAAATGGTCTAACAGAGGAAGGCATCTTCAG gtTAAATGGAAGAGCAGGACTCGTTCAAGAACTTCAGGATGCATTTGATTGTGGACAAAGACCaaatttagacaattttgaaGTCGATGTTCATACTGTTGCGTCTTTATTAAAACGTTATTTTCAGATGTTACCAGAACCTGTTGTACCATGGGCGCATTACAAATTCTTTGAGAATGCCATCAGGACTCTCTTTCAAAATGAGGACCGCGGTCGACATGAACTTATTATCCAGATCGCCTTGCTTCCTCGAATCAATTACAATCTTCTGAAATTTCTTTGCGATTTTCTTCATGATGTTCATAAATACGAGAGACAAAATAAGATGGGTCTTGGAAATCTGGCAAATGTTTTTGCACCACATATTCTTCGACCTCGTCGAGCTGGTGGGTTTATATTACTGGGTAGCACTGCGCTAAGCCTTCAACTTGTCCACTACTTAATTAAAAACCCTGCTGGTATGTTCCCTCCAACAAACATGATCAACTTTGATGCAGGCTCAGTTGCACGACCACGATCAATCATCTCAATGCATTACACTAACGAAGCAGAAACGTACGTAAACTTGAGGCATACAGTAAATAACATGCACATAAAAGACAAATCACAAAATGTATCGTACCGGAGAAATAAAGACCCTCGCAAACGGTATGGTTTCTCTTTCCACGATCAATCAGAAATGGCCGAAGAAATTGTGAAtcaaatgaaaaaagaaaattctaCAGAAGAAATTTATCAGAATCAAATTCAGATGAACAATGAATTATATGATGAACTTCAGGTAGATAGCGGCAAAAAGAAATGCTCATCCATCACGTCAAATGGGTATGTTGTACCAAAAGTGACAAACGGTAACATACAAGATGATGaacttaattatttaaacattgaaTTTTCATTGAATAATCAGGATAATCGATCAACATATGAAAAGCGCAAGAGCATCGAACTCACTAATCAGCTCTTGTTACTTCAGAAGAAATTGACACAGAAAGAAGAAGATTTTCAACGACAGAAAAAGAAATGTGAGAAATTCCAACGGCAAATGGATTCATTAAAGTTGAGACTTTATGGAGAG